The genomic stretch GGAGCAACGGATGCAGCGCAGCGCCTGGCGGCCCAGTTCATCGGCCAGCACGGCGGTACGGCCATTATCGATGAGGATCACGTGCAGGTTCTGCGGGCCGTCACCGGGGGTTACGCCCGTCCACATGGAGGTGTAAGGGTTCATGCGCTCACCGGTGGAAGAACGCGGCAAAAGCTGCAGGAATGCCTCGTAATCCTGGAAGGTGGGCAGCAGCTTCTCAATACCCATGAACGAGATGAGGGTATCGGGCAGAGTCAGGCACATACGACCGTTGCCTTCGGATTCCACAATGGTCATGGTGCCGGTCTCAGCAATACCGAAGTTCACACCCGAAACGGCGACCTTAGTCGAGAGGAACTTCTCGCGCAGACGGTTACGCGAAGCCTCCGCAAGCTCAGCGGGTTCATCGGTAATATCCGGGTTAATGCCTTCAATCTTCTTAAGGAAGATATCGCGGATTTCGCGGCGGTTACGGTGAATTGCCGGAACCAGAATGTGCGAGGGGCGGTCTTCACCCAGCTGCACAATTTCTTCCGCAAGGTCGGTCTCAATGGCGTTAATGCCGTTCTCTTCCAAGAACTCGTTCAGACCGGTTTCGGCAGTTGCCATGGACTTGATCTTGATAATCTCGTCCACACCCTGTTCGCGAATCAGATCGAGAGCGATCTGGTTTGCCTCGCGAGCATCGCGCGCCCAGTGTACGTGGCCACCGCGCGCGGTAAAGTTGCGCTCGAACTGTTCCAGCATTTGGGGCAGGTTGAAGAGCACATAGTTCTTCACCATTTCGCCGGTGTTGCGCAGCTCCTGCCAGTCGGGCAGCTCGCTGGTGACGCGGGCACGTTTATTGCGAATAGCATGGGTCACGAAACGCAGGTTATTACGCAGCTGGTCATTCTTCAGCTCACGCTTGGCGTATTCGGGGAACGGTTCGTTCTCAAAGATATTGCCTTCGCCGTAGTGCACGACCTTCGGCATACCCAGGGGGATTGCGGTGGAAGTCATCATCAACCTACTTTCTATGCGAAGGCGAGTTCTACATTGCCGTCAATCTTCAGCGGATTCTCCTTGGTGGAGGCGAGGATTTCGGCAAAATGGACGGTCTTAACAGAGGATCCGCGGCGTGAGAGTGCACCGCCGATATTCATCAGGCAGGAGCAGTCACCGCCGGTGCATACGGATGCGCCAGTCTTCTCAACGTTGGTTGCTTTATCTTCAACCATCGCACCGGAAACATCGGCGTTCTTGAACGAGAAGGTTCCGCCGAAGCCGCAGCACTGGTCGAGGCCCTCAATTTCGGTGTACTTAATGCCTTCAACGGTGCGCACAAGATCTGACTGACGGGAGCCAAGATGCAGCAGGCGCATACCGTGGCATGAGCTGTGGTAGGTCACGTGCTCGGGGAAGTAAGAACCAAGCTGCTCGGCGGCGTTGGTGATACCCAGAACGTCAATGAGAAGCTGGGAAAGTTCAAAGGTACGTGCGGCAATCTGCTCTGCCCGCACGGCAAGATCTTCGTCGCCCTGATGACGAGCGATCATGGGCTGCTGGTGCCCCAGGGATGCCACGCAGGAACCTGAGGGTGCCACGGCAACATCCCAGTCCCACGCCTCAAAAGACTCGACGTGGTTTTTTACGACGGGGTAAGCATCATCAAAGTACCCGGAATTGACGTGCATTTGGGAACAGCAGGTCTGCCCGGGAGGGTAAACAACCTCATGCCCCAAGCGTTCTAGAATCTCGACGGTCGCGCGTGCTACGCGGGGATACATGCCATCAACAATGCACGTGGAGAAAAGCGCAATACGCATGTTATCCGTCCTTTCTGGTTTCGAGTCTCTACAGAACCGCTGATGTGGGATGCGGTATGCGCTCCGGGACGCAAATTCCTGTGCCGAATTTACGTAACGCGGGTTTTCAACGCGCCAGGATCATGACTGACCATGTTCTCTCAGGAACCCGCCGGTGTATACGGGGACCGGTCATATCGGTGTAGAAACGTATTCGTAGACTTTCTTCGTTGATCTTCATTTAACACCAGGTTCGGAGCATTCCTTTAATTGAAATAACGAACATTTTTCTCACCAAATTGAGTTTTAAGGACTCCCTTAGTTTCAGGTAGTAAAGCATACTTTAGGTCATAGCAACCCCAATGTTTCGAGATACCTTAAACAGACATTCCGGCGGGTGTATATGCAGCATCCGCGAGCTGATGCGGAACTGCCCGATTTCTCTGCATAATTTCCCGCAAATATGCATATCTTACCTATGCACTCCCTTGCAATATCGGGTGGCACAACCCAGGAACATCTCGAAAAAATGCAGTGCGCAAAATCTCTATGCGCAGAGCTGAAATTTAATGCCAGAAGTTGGAACAACCCGTTTTTGATGCCCCGAACGCAAATATCACCCCTCTCCCCCGCCATCGTGCGGAAAACACACCTGCACTCTATAAGTTGTATCTCAAAGCACCCTTCGGGTAGGCTTCACATGAAGCTAATGGTCAGACCACATCCCAGAAGGGTGCCATAGTCGCCACGAATCCGTGGAATTTTGATTGGTCTGACCACATCACATTGAACCGAACCAAAGGAGTTCCAGTGAATACATTCTTCGCTGAACCCAACGCAGTCGGGGGAAGCCTTGGGCTAAGCGCGCTCGTGGCAACCATACCGCTGCTGACCTTCTTCATCATGCTACTCGTCGTCAAGGCACGCGCGCACTGGTCGGCGCTGGTGGCACTTGCCGCATCTATCCTGGTGGCAAGCCTCGGCTTTACGATGCCCTTCGATTTGGCAGGGCTCAGCGCGGTGCGCGGCGCTATCTACGGTTTGGTCATCTGCTGGGTGATCCTCGGTGCCATCTGGTTCTACCAGGTCACCGTGCTTGCCGGACGCTTTGAAGACCTACGCCGTACCTTCGACCGTCTGGGTGGCGGCGATTTGCGCATCCAGGCGATTCTGATTGCCTTCTGCTTCGGTGGTCTGCTTGAAGCCCTCGCAGGGTTCGGTGCTCCCGTGGCAATTACCGCAACCATGATTCTTGCCCTTGGTGTGAAACCGCTCAAAGCAGCTATTACCGTGCTTCTTGCTAACACCGCGCCTGTGGCCTTCGGCGCCGTCGCCGTCCCGATTGTGACTGCAGGCGATGTTGGCGGCAAAGACCCGCACGTTATTGCAACCATCGTTGGTCACCAGGCACCGTTCCTGGCAATGTTCGTGCCCGTCATTCTGCTCTTCATCCTCGACGGTATGAAGGGTGTTAAAGATGCATGGCTCCCCGCCTTCGTCATCGGCATTTCCTTCGGTATTGCACAGTGGATAACCGCAGCAACCCCCGCATACAACCTCACCGACGTGGTGGCATGTATCGTCTCGATGGGTGCAGCAGTGCTCTTCCTGCGCTTCTGGAAACCGCGCGGCGTAGAAGGCGTGCGTGAGCGTTACGGCCTGCCTTCACAGGTCGAAGAGAAAGAAGCACTGCCCGCCGTGCGCGTGTGGATGGCTCTTCTTCCCTACCTGATCGTGGTTGTTATCTTCGGTCTCGTGAACCTCAGTGCAGAGTTGAAGGCATGGCTGAAAACCGTGGCTATCAAAATCGATATTCCCGCGCTTAGCTCCCGCTTGGTCACCAAAGACGGCACAAAAGTTAAGGATGCTGTTTACTCCTTCACCTGGCTCTCGAACCCCGGCACCCTGCTGATTATTTCGGGTCTGATCGTGGGTGTTATCTACTTCCTCTTCAACGAAAAGGGTCGTTACGGGTTCAAGTTCCCCGCTCTGTTCACCGAATTCGGTTCGGTCGTCTACCGTATGCGCTGGTCAATTCTGACCATTGCATCGGTGCTGGCACTGGCATACGTCATGAACTTCTCGGGTCAGACCGTTGCCATGGGTACCTTCCTGGCAGGACTCGGCCCCGTATACGCTATCCTGGCACCCGCACTGGGCTGGATCGGTACCGCAGTGACCGGTTCGGACACCAGCGCCAACGCACTGTTCTCGAAGCTGCAGGTCTCCGCCGCCGAGAACCTGCACCAAGCCGGTATTTCTGGGGCAACCCCCGAGTTGCTGCTGGCTGCTAATACCACCGGTGGCGTGGTCGGTAAGATGATCTCCCCGCAGTCCTTGGCTATCGCGGCAACCTCCGTGGATATGGAAGGTAAGGAATCCGACATTCTCAAGGCCGTGGTTCCCTGGTCGTTCGCCATGCTCGTGGTGGTTTGTATTCTGGTCTTCCTGCAGACCAACGTGCTCTCGTTCCTGATTCCCTAACCGGTACGCTGCACATACAAACGCATAAACCACGATGGGGCGGTGTACTTCACGGTACGCCGCCCCGCGCGTTTCTCTTACTATTCCTCACAGGCCCAGGCACTCTCCCACCCCACCTGAGCCGCCTCAAACGCACACACGGCGGGTTATTTTATTCTCACCCGCATCTTGAGACTTATTAGGATGGGAACACCTCATGACTCACCTGACAGACTCGACATCCCGCATACAGGAACGCAGCTACAGCATCATTCTTGAAACCTTCGAGCGGCGGCTGCGCCTGGGCGAACTGCGTGTCGGTGATAAGCTGCCTTCCGAGCGTGCACTGGCCGAAAAGCACGGAATTTCTCGGCCCTCGGTACGCGAGGCCCTGCGTATTCTCAACGCGCTGGGGCTGATTCGCTCCAGTAGCGGATCGGGGCCGAAATCGGGCGCTATCGTCATCTCGGAGCCCTCCGACACCCTCAGCTGGGCACTGCGCATGCATATTGCAACCCGCAACCTGCCGGTCAAAGATGTGGTTTCTACACGTTTGCTTCTGGAGGGACCGGCTGCACGTGCCGCCGCAAATGCCCCCGACTCCCCCGAACGCGATTTGGCGTTGGAGAACGCCCGCGAGCATCTGCGTGAGATGGATCTGCCGCAGGTCTCGAACGAGCGTTTCCATTTCTGCGATACCCGCTTTCACTACGAACTTTCAAAGCTGGGCGGAAACATTGTGCTCGATACCGTGATCGATTCACTGCACATGGCGACTATCAGCTACGTGCAGGAGGCGGTGCCGCTGCTGCGCGATTGGGATTCCGTCAAGCAGACGCTTCAAGACCAGCACCGGGGCATTTACGAGGCGATCTCCACCCGCGACGAAGACGCCGCCTATGAGAGGGTGTGCGAGCACATCAAATGGTTCTATTCGCTCTCGGACCGCGCCCGCGACCAACAGCGAGAACGGCAGGCTCAGGTGATGGATGCGGATGCGCTGCCGCATCAGGTGGTGCTGCATGAGGAGCATCTGGCGTAGAAAATTTCCGCGAGCAGATAATATTTTGACGAGCAGATAACGGGTTGCTATCTGCTCGTCAAAATATTATCTGCTCGCGCATTTAGTCTATCTAGAACTTCGTGCCGGTCAGCCTCTCGTAGGCTTCAACATAGCGGGCGCGGGTCTTCTCGACCACATCCTCGGGCAGATGAGGCACATTATCCGAACCGTCCCAGCCCGATTCCGGCGAGCGCAGCCAGTCGCGCACAAACTGTTTATCAAAGCTCGGTTGGGATTTTCCGGGTTCGTACTCACTCGCATCCCAGAATCGTGAGGAGTCGGGGGTGAGCAATTCGTCGCCGAGGGTGATTTCGCCGCGGTAGGAATCGGTTCCGAATTCGACTTTGGTATCAGCCAAGATAATGCCCTGCTCGCGGGCGATTTTTTCGGCGGTGCTGTAGAGTTCGAGTGAGAGTTCTTCCAACCGGTTACCGATTGCGTGCCCTACTTCGGCGTAGAGTTCTTCGCGGGTAACCGGTTCATCGTGCTGGCCTACTTCGGCTTTGCCGGTCGGCGTGAAAATTGGGGTTTCGAGGCGTGACCCATCCACAAGCCCCGCAGGGAGTTCGATGCCTGCTACGCTGCCGGTGTCGCGGTAACTTGTGAGCCCCGAACCCGTCAGATAGCCGCGCACAATGCACTCGACCGGGAACATATTGAGCGATTTGCATATCATGGCGCGCCCTGCGACTGATTCGGGCACATCGGTTGAAATCACATGGTTTGGGATATGCGAAAGTTGTTGAAACCACCACAGCGACATTTGGGTGAGGATTTTGCCTTTATCGGGGATTTCGGTGGGAAGAATTTTATCGAAGGCGCTAATGCGGTCAGAGGCGACGACCATGACGGAGCCTGCGCGGATTTCAGCATCATCACTGACTGTTAGCCCGGCAGCGTCATAGCGGCTTTCTTCGGGAACGTATAGGTCGCGTACTTTACCTGAGTAGACGTGCGTCCACCCCGGAATCATGGGTGGGTTGTTGCGGGAATTCATGGGGAGTTCTCCTGTGGGGCGAATGTGCGCGGCGTGTTTACCTATTCTTTACCTTACCGGACAATGCCCGCATCCCGCGATATGTGAATCCGAATGCGGCCGCAACGCCGTGTTCTCGGGGTTGGCTGTTAAGTTCTGTTACTTGGCGCCCGGCGGGAATACACCGCGAGCAGGTTGCTTTTGGGCGAGCCGGTAAGAAAATCCTACCTGTTCGACCAAAAACCACCTGCTCGCAGGAATAGAGAATAGCGGTTAGTTGCGGAGTTCGGGCACGGTAATCGCCCCCTGCACCGCTTTGAGAGCGATATCGGTGCGGTATTGTGCGCCTTCCCAAGTAATAGCATGTACCCCTTCGTAGGCGGCATCGCGAGCCTGGGCGAGGGTATCGCCCAGGGCCACAACGGCGAGCACGCGACCGCCCGCCGTCACAATCTCTTCGCCCGCGACAGCGGTTCCGGCATGCACCACATGCACATCGGGCATAGCGGATGCGCTCTCAAGCCCCGCAATCGCATCGCCCTTACGCGGGGTTCCCGGATATTTCTCTGCCGCCATGACCACATCTACGGCGGTGCGGGGATCCCATTCCAGACAGGTGTCTTCGGCAATCTCGCCGCGAGATGCCGCAAGAAGCAGCTGCCCGAGCGGGGTACGCAGGCGTGCCAGCACCGCCTGGGTTTCGGGGTCGCCAAAGCGAGCGTTGAATTCGATGACGCGCACGCCGCGGCTGGTAACGGCGAGCCCGCAGAAGAGCACGCCCACGAACGGGGTGCCACGTTCTGCCATGCGAGCGATGGTGGGGCGGGCGATCTTTTCGATCACTTCGTCCACAAATCCTGCAGGCAGCCAGTCAAGCGGGGTGTAGGCGCCCATCCCGCCGGTGTTTGGGCCTTCATCGTTGTCAAAGATGCGCTTGAAATCCTGCGCAGGAGACAGCGGGAGCACGTTCTTTCCGTCGCTGATGACGAAGAGCGATACCTCGGGACCGTCCAAGAATTCTTCGATGACCACGGAACCGCCAGCGGCAAAGCAAGCGTTCGCATGTTCTAAGGCGGCATCCCGGTTCTCGGTGACAACCACGCCTT from Rothia dentocariosa ATCC 17931 encodes the following:
- the purD gene encoding phosphoribosylamine--glycine ligase, coding for MKVLVLGPGGREHAIIRALMRDPQVTEVHSAPGNAGIAQDVPVHAIDANSPEQAVALARELAADLVVIGPEAPLVAGVSDVLREAGFAVFGPSAAAAQLEGSKAFAKQVMEEANVPTARAFVATTDAEAAQALDEFGAPYVVKDDGLAAGKGVVVTENRDAALEHANACFAAGGSVVIEEFLDGPEVSLFVISDGKNVLPLSPAQDFKRIFDNDEGPNTGGMGAYTPLDWLPAGFVDEVIEKIARPTIARMAERGTPFVGVLFCGLAVTSRGVRVIEFNARFGDPETQAVLARLRTPLGQLLLAASRGEIAEDTCLEWDPRTAVDVVMAAEKYPGTPRKGDAIAGLESASAMPDVHVVHAGTAVAGEEIVTAGGRVLAVVALGDTLAQARDAAYEGVHAITWEGAQYRTDIALKAVQGAITVPELRN
- a CDS encoding (Fe-S)-binding protein — encoded protein: MRIALFSTCIVDGMYPRVARATVEILERLGHEVVYPPGQTCCSQMHVNSGYFDDAYPVVKNHVESFEAWDWDVAVAPSGSCVASLGHQQPMIARHQGDEDLAVRAEQIAARTFELSQLLIDVLGITNAAEQLGSYFPEHVTYHSSCHGMRLLHLGSRQSDLVRTVEGIKYTEIEGLDQCCGFGGTFSFKNADVSGAMVEDKATNVEKTGASVCTGGDCSCLMNIGGALSRRGSSVKTVHFAEILASTKENPLKIDGNVELAFA
- a CDS encoding phosphoribosylaminoimidazolesuccinocarboxamide synthase; its protein translation is MNSRNNPPMIPGWTHVYSGKVRDLYVPEESRYDAAGLTVSDDAEIRAGSVMVVASDRISAFDKILPTEIPDKGKILTQMSLWWFQQLSHIPNHVISTDVPESVAGRAMICKSLNMFPVECIVRGYLTGSGLTSYRDTGSVAGIELPAGLVDGSRLETPIFTPTGKAEVGQHDEPVTREELYAEVGHAIGNRLEELSLELYSTAEKIAREQGIILADTKVEFGTDSYRGEITLGDELLTPDSSRFWDASEYEPGKSQPSFDKQFVRDWLRSPESGWDGSDNVPHLPEDVVEKTRARYVEAYERLTGTKF
- a CDS encoding L-lactate permease, which encodes MNTFFAEPNAVGGSLGLSALVATIPLLTFFIMLLVVKARAHWSALVALAASILVASLGFTMPFDLAGLSAVRGAIYGLVICWVILGAIWFYQVTVLAGRFEDLRRTFDRLGGGDLRIQAILIAFCFGGLLEALAGFGAPVAITATMILALGVKPLKAAITVLLANTAPVAFGAVAVPIVTAGDVGGKDPHVIATIVGHQAPFLAMFVPVILLFILDGMKGVKDAWLPAFVIGISFGIAQWITAATPAYNLTDVVACIVSMGAAVLFLRFWKPRGVEGVRERYGLPSQVEEKEALPAVRVWMALLPYLIVVVIFGLVNLSAELKAWLKTVAIKIDIPALSSRLVTKDGTKVKDAVYSFTWLSNPGTLLIISGLIVGVIYFLFNEKGRYGFKFPALFTEFGSVVYRMRWSILTIASVLALAYVMNFSGQTVAMGTFLAGLGPVYAILAPALGWIGTAVTGSDTSANALFSKLQVSAAENLHQAGISGATPELLLAANTTGGVVGKMISPQSLAIAATSVDMEGKESDILKAVVPWSFAMLVVVCILVFLQTNVLSFLIP
- a CDS encoding LutB/LldF family L-lactate oxidation iron-sulfur protein; translated protein: MMTSTAIPLGMPKVVHYGEGNIFENEPFPEYAKRELKNDQLRNNLRFVTHAIRNKRARVTSELPDWQELRNTGEMVKNYVLFNLPQMLEQFERNFTARGGHVHWARDAREANQIALDLIREQGVDEIIKIKSMATAETGLNEFLEENGINAIETDLAEEIVQLGEDRPSHILVPAIHRNRREIRDIFLKKIEGINPDITDEPAELAEASRNRLREKFLSTKVAVSGVNFGIAETGTMTIVESEGNGRMCLTLPDTLISFMGIEKLLPTFQDYEAFLQLLPRSSTGERMNPYTSMWTGVTPGDGPQNLHVILIDNGRTAVLADELGRQALRCIRCSACMNVCPVYERAGGHAYGSTYPGPIGAILSPQLSGIEAAHNNSLPYASSLCGACYEVCPVKINFPEVLVHLRGKDVEAKHAKKHAPTQMDAMMYGAKKLFSSGKMMAVAERGLPMSRLISGKKHKITKVPGIVGGWTDYRDIPEPPKESFRNWWKKEKSGAPARDSAERVDIAALIEANKGKVAEAAANAQAAAEAQAAREGKENA
- a CDS encoding FadR/GntR family transcriptional regulator, translating into MTHLTDSTSRIQERSYSIILETFERRLRLGELRVGDKLPSERALAEKHGISRPSVREALRILNALGLIRSSSGSGPKSGAIVISEPSDTLSWALRMHIATRNLPVKDVVSTRLLLEGPAARAAANAPDSPERDLALENAREHLREMDLPQVSNERFHFCDTRFHYELSKLGGNIVLDTVIDSLHMATISYVQEAVPLLRDWDSVKQTLQDQHRGIYEAISTRDEDAAYERVCEHIKWFYSLSDRARDQQRERQAQVMDADALPHQVVLHEEHLA